In Primulina huaijiensis isolate GDHJ02 chromosome 16, ASM1229523v2, whole genome shotgun sequence, a single genomic region encodes these proteins:
- the LOC140961904 gene encoding L-type lectin-domain containing receptor kinase VIII.1-like codes for MSVLSCGFCSIVAKILLLSLFLAGNSFSDTQFDFGTLTLTSLKLLGDAHLSNGSVRLTRDLTVPNSGAGKVLYSNPVIFRRPGTQDPASFSSFFSFSITNLNPSSIGGGLAFVISPDDQFVGDAGGFLGVMDRKNTQNGVVAVEFDTLMDIQFKDINGNHVGLDLNSMISTRVGDLEMIGVDLKSGDLVNSWVEYSGSTRMINVYVSYSNMKPKEPIISSTFDLNEYILNDFMFVGFSGSTQGSTEIHCIEWWSFRSFFDDNTGYNSVFPTARSPPPPANLMNPTADTVKPPPPSLAPVESDHNDTAAVQEKEKNGGKCHNQLCKDGPGAVVGVVTAGAFFLVFCAVALIWVYSKKIKGVKTPETLASDVIKMPREFSYKELKLATKGFDSNKVIGHGAFGTVYRGILPATGDIVAVKRCSHTGQGKTEFLSELSIIGTLRHRNLVRLQGWCHEKGEILLVYDLMANGSLDKALFESRMVLPWPYRHKILLGVASALAYLHQECENQVIHRDIKASNIMLDEGFNARLGDFGLARQIEHDKSPDATVAAGTMGYLAPEYLLTGRATEKTDVFSYGAVVLEVASGRRPIEKEVIGVGKVGVSSNLVEWVWSLHREGRLMVASDPRLGNEYNEEVMRRVLMVGLACSHPDPLARPTMRVVVQMLVGEAEVPIVPRTKPTLSFSTSHLLMTLQDSVTDLNEVITISTSSSETSFTGGGSSHGLDLV; via the coding sequence ATGTCGGTTCTTTCATGTGGGTTTTGTTCCATTGTTGCAAAGATTTTGCTTTTGTCTCTCTTTCTCGCCGGAAATTCCTTCTCGGATACACAATTTGACTTCGGGACGCTGACTCTCACCAGCTTGAAGCTCCTCGGTGACGCGCATTTGAGCAATGGGAGCGTGAGGCTCACTCGAGATCTCACCGTCCCCAACTCCGGTGCGGGGAAAGTGTTATACTCCAATCCCGTCATATTTCGTCGTCCCGGAACTCAGGACCCGGCgagtttttcttctttcttttctttctctATTACCAATCTGAACCCTTCCTCCATCGGTGGTGGGTTGGCTTTCGTCATTTCGCCTGACGATCAGTTTGTGGGGGATGCCGGCGGGTTTCTCGGTGTCATGGACCGGAAGAACACCCAAAACGGCGTCGTGGCGGTGGAATTCGACACCCTAATGGACATTCAATTCAAGGACATCAACGGGAATCATGTGGGTCTGGATTTGAACTCTATGATTTCAACCCGAGTTGGTGATTTGGAAATGATCGGCGTCGATCTCAAGAGCGGCGATCTGGTCAACTCGTGGGTCGAGTATTCCGGGTCAACCCGGATGATCAATGTGTACGTATCGTATTCCAACATGAAGCCTAAAGAACCAATCATATCCTCCACTTTTGATCTAAACGAGTACATACTGAACGATTTCATGTTTGTTGGGTTTTCCGGGTCGACCCAGGGGAGCACGGAGATCCACTGCATTGAGTGGTGGAGTTTCCGTTCTTTTTTCGATGACAATACCGGTTACAACTCAGTGTTTCCGACTGCGAGATCACCCCCTCCGCCGGCTAATCTAATGAATCCAACGGCTGACACAGTCAAACCGCCGCCGCCTTCTTTGGCGCCTGTGGAATCAGACCATAATGACACGGCAGCGGtacaagaaaaggaaaaaaatggtGGGAAATGCCACAACCAGCTATGTAAGGATGGGCCAGGGGCAGTCGTCGGAGTTGTCACCGCGGGGGCATTCTTCCTGGTATTTTGTGCGGTAGCATTGATATGGGTTTATTCCAAGAAAATCAAGGGTGTCAAAACACCCGAGACATTGGCTTCGGATGTGATCAAAATGCCGAGGGAATTTAGCTACAAGGAGCTAAAACTTGCTACGAAAGGGTTCGATTCTAATAAGGTCATTGGACATGGTGCATTTGGGACTGTTTACAGAGGTATATTGCCTGCCACGGGTGACATTGTGGCAGTCAAGAGATGTAGCCACACGGGACAGGGGAAGACCGAGTTTTTATCCGAGTTGTCCATCATTGGCACACTTAGGCATAGAAATCTTGTTAGGCTTCAAGGTTGGTGCCACGAGAAGGGTGAAATTTTGTTGGTTTATGATTTGATGGCAAATGGGAGTCTGGACAAGGCATTGTTTGAGTCGAGAATGGTTTTACCTTGGCCTTATAGACATAAGATTTTACTCGGTGTGGCTTCGGCTTTGGCCTATTTGCACCAAGAATGTGAGAATCAAGTAATTCATAGGGATATCAAGGCCAGTAACATCATGTTGGATGAAGGGTTCAATGCAAGATTAGGAGACTTTGGGTTGGCTAGGCAGATTGAGCATGACAAGTCTCCGGATGCAACCGTGGCTGCAGGCACAATGGGATACTTGGCTCCGGAGTACTTGTTAACTGGCAGAGCAACCGAGAAAACCGATGTTTTTAGCTATGGAGCGGTTGTCCTAGAGGTGGCAAGTGGGCGAAGGCCTATTGAGAAAGAGGTTATAGGGGTAGGAAAAGTTGGGGTGAGCAGTAATTTGGTGGAATGGGTGTGGAGTTTGCACAGAGAAGGAAGGTTGATGGTGGCATCAGATCCAAGGCTTGGGAACGAGTACAATGAGGAGGTGATGAGACGAGTGCTAATGGTAGGGCTTGCATGTTCCCACCCGGACCCATTGGCTCGACCTACTATGAGGGTTGTGGTTCAAATGCTGGTGGGTGAAGCCGAGGTCCCGATTGTACCAAGAACTAAGCCAACTCTGAGTTTTAGCACATCCCACCTTTTGATGACCTTGCAAGATAGCGTGACTGATTTGAATGAGGTGATCACCATTTCCACGTCCTCGTCTGAAACTAGTTTCACCGGTGGTGGAAGCAGTCATGGGCTAGACTTGGTATGA
- the LOC140961095 gene encoding uncharacterized protein gives MKALSLPISSPSRVEKFTPPQPLMRFLTGSVVSRSRARSRAVPLFGKKNAAGLIDETTREPSSPKVTCIGQVRARSATSESALNPRHTTGNRRCWLWLKKPLFGYKLPCRFRRYRTFRELLFRWVLCRSRAGYGKKVDAREDSLVVESNPNSDKNGEFEAEIVPVNALSLTRCRPVPRRSSYLGGRICESTSESCELGVLKTENEPKTQQNFQEIFRNFSSEISHESCKELGNTKSVVEDLNGIFGVATAHPSLLTRCKSGPARTA, from the coding sequence ATGAAAGCTTTATCATTGCCAATATCCAGTCCAAGCAGGGTGGAGAAGTTTACGCCTCCGCAGCCGTTGATGAGATTCTTGACCGGTAGTGTGGTGAGCAGAAGCAGAGCCAGGTCGCGTGCGGTCCCACTTTTCGGCAAGAAGAATGCTGCTGGATTGATTGATGAAACCACTCGAGAACCATCTTCTCCAAAAGTTACTTGCATTGGCCAAGTCAGGGCCCGCAGCGCTACCTCCGAGTCAGCCTTAAATCCACGCCACACCACCGGAAACCGCCGCTGCTGGTTGTGGTTGAAGAAACCCTTGTTTGGTTACAAACTCCCTTGCAGATTTCGCAGGTATAGGACCTTTCGCGAGCTCCTTTTCAGATGGGTTCTGTGCCGTAGTAGGGCTGGTTACGGCAAGAAAGTGGATGCAAGAGAGGATTCTTTGGTGGTTGAATCGAATCCGAATTCTGACAAGAATGGGGAATTTGAAGCAGAAATTGTGCCTGTAAATGCTTTATCATTGACTAGGTGTAGGCCTGTTCCTCGCAGATCATCATATTTGGGAGGTAGAATTTGTGAGTCTACATCGGAATCATGTGAACTAGGAGTGCTTAAAACTGAAAATGAGCCGAAaactcaacaaaattttcaggaAATATTTAGAAATTTCAGTTCTGAAATTAGTCACGaaagttgcaaagaactgggaAATACAAAAAGTGTCGTTGAAGATTTGAATGGAATTTTTGGAGTTGCAACAGCTCATCCTTCACTGCTCACAAGATGTAAATCAGGACCAGCGAGAACTGCTTGA